One Phoenix dactylifera cultivar Barhee BC4 chromosome 8, palm_55x_up_171113_PBpolish2nd_filt_p, whole genome shotgun sequence genomic window carries:
- the LOC103722702 gene encoding zinc finger CCCH domain-containing protein 9-like translates to MTERYVSMNVGSSTGTDQTASSGGSVSWLDSSAARLPRFSSPTSNAFLTPAFNACAANPKSTGSPDVDPSLLRYTRSRLPLSVSSSSASNSPGPHSTARKRLHRLLYLRSSLSSLSSSSPLSPIENLPSALARSPKMYKTPVKVEVEEDVLVMDGVLVTDSESARPRSSVSEFGSTGSSSSSSSANDGGGNSLYKTEICRSWDELGFCRYGSKCQYAHGKEELRGTRSTRPKSEVGGQSGKSVPIAGSYAYRNRFRYHPSAFSSSASATTRAIAAPAAKATIMRAEVGSTAVAAPTVSPRRSLSEPSFIWPPTQEEEAYINQVLYGPSQRRRLPVFCEICPQ, encoded by the exons ATGACGGAGAGATACGTCTCCATGAACGTGGGCAGCAGCACCGGCACCGATCAGACGGCCAGCAGTGGCGGATCCGTATCGTGGCTGGACTCATCTGCCGCCCGGCTGCCGCGCTTCTCCTCCCCGACCTCCAACGCATTCCTCACCCCGGCCTTCAACGCCTGCGCCGCGAACCCCAAGTCCACCGGCTCCCCCGACGTCGACCCCTCCCTCCTCCGGTACACCCGCTCCCGCCTCCCCctctccgtctcctcctcctccgcctccaacTCCCCCGGCCCCCACTCCACGGCCCGGAAGCGCCTCCACCGCCTCCTCTACCTCCGCTCCTCCCTCAGCTCCCTTTCGTCATCATCGCCGCTTTCTCCCATCGAGAACCTTCCTTCGGCGCTCGCGAGGTCGCCGAAGATGTACAAGACGCCGGTGAaggtggaggtggaggaggacgtGCTGGTCATGGACGGGGTCCTCGTCACCGATTCCGAATCGGCCCGGCCGAGGTCGTCGGTCTCCGAGTTCGGATCGACCGGGTCGTCATCGTCCTCGTCTTCAGCCAATGATGGCGGCGGCAATAGTCTCTACAAGACGGAGATCTGCCGGTCGTGGGACGAATTGGGGTTCTGCCGTTACGGTTCCAAGTGCCAG TATGCTCACGGGAAGGAGGAACTGCGCGGCACTCGCAGTACGAGGCCAAAATCAGAG GTGGGCGGGCAGAGCGGCAAATCGGTGCCAATTGCTGGGTCGTACGCGTACCGGAACCGATTCCGCTATCACCCCTCGGCGTTTTCGTCGTCGGCGTCGGCGACCACCAGAGCTATCGCCGCTCCCGCGGCCAAGGCCACCATAATGAGGGCGGAGGTGGGCTCCACGGCCGTGGCGGCTCCTACAGTCTCTCCAAGGCGATCATTATCAGAGCCGTCGTTTATCTGGCCGCCGACCCAAGAGGAGGAGGCGTACATAAACCAGGTGCTCTACGGCCCCAGCCAGCGCCGGAGGCTGCCCGTCTTCTGTGAGATCTGCCCACAGTGA
- the LOC103722703 gene encoding uncharacterized protein LOC103722703, giving the protein MANGVGGGRRPPATPSYSLSSILLLLSLSFLVLSPLILSPVRGDHHGDGDRGSGDGRVDKELGEKQEPDPAERAIGMTALTSRWDAIRTWAKLAWMNFRPPESWYRRRDSSAGEVVKEAATRSFEKSKETVAHTAESAAKVAGEAMHKTKEKVKRTVSRPEGDPDAEL; this is encoded by the exons ATGGCTAACGGAGTGGGAGGAGGACGAAGACCCCCCGCCACCCCAAGCTACTCTCTCTCTTCGATACTTCTTCTCCTATCACTATCATTCCTtgttctctctcctcttatccTATCCCCAGTCCGAGGAGACCACCATGGAGATGGAGATAGAGGGAGCGGGGATGGGAGAGTCGACAAAGAGTTGGGAGAGAAGCAGGAGCCAGACCCCGCCGAGAGGGCCATCGGCATGACCGCGCTCACGAGCCGGTGGGATGCCATCAGAACCTGGGCCAAACTTGCCTGGATGAATTTCCGGCCACCTGAATCCTG GTACCGTAGGAGAGACTCAAGCGCAGGGGAAGTGGTGAAGGAGGCTGCCACGAGAAGCTTTGAGAAAAGCAAAGAGACGGTAGCGCATACAGCAGAGTCAGCAGCTAAGGTGGCAGGGGAAGCCATGCATAAGACCAAAGAGAAGGTTAAGAGGACCGTCTCCAGGCCGGAAGGAGACCCGGATGCAGAGCTTTAA